The Paenibacillus dendritiformis region CAGGGAACGGGTTTTTTTATTTTGCTTTGATTTATCGTCCTATTTTTCTCATTGAATTGGAGGACTTATCCGAATACGATGGTAACAAATAAATGATTTATTCATTTATCCGGAGCGGTACATTCTGTTTTGCTCGCCTTCCATCCGATGAGCCTGATTCGTATGGACAGGGAGGGGAAAGCAATCGGTTCCGGGACAGTTTTGAAAACGCTTTCATTTAAGCGTACAACTTGTCGAAAAGGGGGTTGATTTCTATTCGATCGCAATACAAGCACAAACGGATCGTATCGCTCGGTCCCCGCTTCCTTATTCTCTGCCTGCTTCTGCAATGGCTGGCCGTGTCTGGCGCGCATGCGGAAGCGGCGGATTCCGATCCAGGGAAGACGCTGGTGAATCTGGCGTTGGACAAGCCTGTTACGGTGTCCGAGCCGAATGCCATCTTCGATACGATTCAGGGGATCGGGAAATACGGAAAAGAAACCCCGCTCGATCAGTCGGGGATGCTGACCGATGGCCGCTACGGAGATACCGCGGACTGGCAAAATACAGAAGACTGGTTCGTATTTTACCGCAAGCTGAAGCGGGAGGTCATCGTCGATCTGGAGGAGATCTCCACCATTGAGCGCATTGCAACCGGCTTCGGCCAGCGGAACGATGTCGGCATCGCGCCGCCGCTCTATATTCGATTCTTCGCGTCGCAGGATGGGGCGACTTACCGTTATCTGGGCAAAGCGGGACCGGATGAGCCGCTCTACTTCGCCGATGCGCGCACAGCGACGGATATGCATCGGAAGGCGTACGTGCTCGATACGCTGACTGACGGAACGAAGCTGGCGGTACAAGCCCGCTACATCAAGCTCGAATTCGCGATCAACTTTTTCGGCTGGATGGATGAGATCGAGATATGGGGCAAGCAGGGCGCTTCGGAGCCGCTCCAGCCGCTGCCTGAGATCAGCGATGATTGGGAGCCTGGGCACTATCCTTCACCTGGCAGCCAGGAAGCCGCAGGCGTGAAGGACCAGTTCCTCTGGTATTCCGGCCCGATGAAGCCGGGCAGTGAGAGGTTCACCGATTGGACCCCGGAGAAGGCGGAAGCGTTCCTTGCGTACAAAGATATTTACGGGACGATCAAGGATTGGTTCTTCACCGATATTTTGGCACTGCCGGTCACGGCGATGGTGACGCCTTCCGGCGTCGATGCGAGCGGCAATGCCCGATTCGTGACGATGGACGATCTGAAGGCGTACCTCGATTTTATTTTTGCCCCCGGCTCTCAACTGGCCGCCATCGACGAGGCCGCTGGCACCATCAACGACACCTTGAAGACGGAGCAGACGGTGCGCGTGACCGTGGCGATACCGCAAATAGAGGAAAGCTCGAACTTCGGCGACATGAACGGAACCGGAGAGCCGTTCAGCTTACGGGCGGCGGATTTCGCCGGCATGGTGGACGACCCGCAGTCCTACGAAGGCCGCAAGCAAATGAACGAGCTGGCATTCCGCAATAAGACGGCCGCCGTCCAATGGTACATCGATGAGGTGGAGCGCCGTTTCCTTGAGAGGGGATTCGCCCATCTGAAGCTCGACGGCTTCTACTGGTACCATGAGCGGATTGGGGAGACGACAGGCGATTCTGAGCTTATCCGGGAGACGGCGAAGCTGCTCCATGACCGGAACCGCTGGTTCACGTGGATTCCGTATATCGGCCCGGGATCGGCGTACCAGTGGCGAGACTTGGGCTTCGATGCCGCTTCGATTCAGCCGGGGTTCGCCTTCGGCGTCTCGAAGAAGGCCATCTTCCCGCATGTGGCCGAGCTGGCCCGCAAGACCGGCGCTTCCGTTGAAGTCGAGTATGACGATTACCGGACGCTGGCTCAATATTTGAACTATGGCGTCTTCGAACGCTATATGAGTGACGCGCCGAACACCTACTATTTGGGCGCGATGCCGATCGTGGACGGGGCTTACGCCTTGGCGCCGCTGGATGATCGGGCACCGGATGCGATGTCCTCCATCCGCCGCAGCGTCTATGACCGCCTGTACGAGTATGTGAAGGACCGGTATGAACCGCGTTTTACCGTAACGCTGGAGACGAATGCTTCACAGCCTGCGGACATCCGGGTCAAGGCTACCGTGCCGCTGGCGGATGGATTCACCGAAGGGGAGATCTCCATCCGCTACAACCCGGAGACCGCGAAGTTCGACCGGCTCACGCTTCCGGAGAGCCTTGGTCCTGAGATGAATGTCCAGGCGGAGGATGATGGCGACGGGCAGGTAACGGTCCGGTTCCATACCGATCCGGACCATGCCCTGGAAGCGGATCTGCTCGCGAAGCGCAGCCCGATGACGGGGGCTCCCGAGCTGGCGACGCTTCACTTCTCTGCGATCGGGCCGGATGCCGGAGCCCGGGATTTCGTCCTCCAGCCGGACGGCACAATGACGAACCGGGACGGCGTCGTGTACCGCAACTGGGGAGCCGGCGATATCGTGCCGGGTTCGGCCGAGGATCAGCTGGTTCAGGCAACGGAGGCGGTCAAGCGCTTCGAGAGCACGCATCTGAAGGCGGATTGGAAGGAGGGGAAGAGCCGGCTGAAGCAGCTTCCGAAGAGCCCGGTACGGGAGCGGCTGGAGGCGCGGCTCGACGCGGCCAAGCGGCAAGCGGGCTTCCCGGCATTGGAAGCCGATGAGCAATAAACAAACATAACCAGCACAAGGGGGATTCACAATGCGAGTGCGATGGAGAGAGAGTCTGATACTGCTTCTCATCCTGTCGGTAACCTGGAGTCTTGCCGCTTGCAGCGGCTCTACGACGGAGAGAGAGGCGAAGAATGGCGAAGGTGCGAAGCAGGAGGACGACAGCCAGCAGCCGCTTACGATCGAATGGCTGACTTACCAGTACGGTCCGGTTGACGAGGAGGCGCCCAACAAAAAGTTCCTGGAAGACAAATTCAACGTCAAGTTCAACATCTGGTATCTGGATGTGACGAAGCGGGAAGAACTGCTTGGCGCGAAGCTCGCCGGCGGCCAGGTGCCGGACTTCATGACGGTGTATTCGGGGGCCGACCTGCAGAAGTTCTATAAGAGCGGGGTCACGACCAGCTTCACTCAAGAAGAGCTGGAGCAGTTTATGCCGAATTATAAAAAGCTGGTCGATTCCATCGATCCGAACATTTGGAGCTATGCCAAATTCAATGGCGAGTACATTGGCATTCCAAGCATCAACGGCGACGGGGAATTCAGCCTCGCGACCGCGTGGCGGAAGGATTGGCTGGACAAGGTGGGCATCACGAAAATTCCGGAGACGCTGGACGAGTTCGAGGAGGCGATGTACAAATTCCGCAATGATGATCCGGACGGCAACGGCCAAAAGGACACGTACGGCATGTCCCGATCGGCGATGACGAGCGTGTACGGCGCATATGGCGTCTATCCCGAGTTCTGGGCCGTACGGGACGGGAAAATCGTCTGGGGCGGCATTCTTCCGGAGACGAAGCAGGCGCTGGAGCGGCTGGCGAAGTGGAAGAAGGACGATGTCATCAGCCCGGAATGGGTGCTGGAGACCGGAGAAAATACGGGCGGCTACTGGGCGCTGTCCAATGATTTCATCAACGGCAAAATCGGCGTCTCCAACCATGGCAGTAACTATCACTGGACGCCTCCGATCCCCGAGATCAAATCCGAAGGCGGCGTGAACTGGGTGGAGCTGATGAAGGTGAACCCGCAGGCCGAGATCGGCTTCGGCAAGCCGCCGGTCGGTCCGGAGGGCAAGTTCGGCAACATTACGCCGGGCTTCGTCGGAGGGACCTACATGGCCTTCGGCAAAAGGGCGGGCGACAATCCGGAGCTGAAGCATACTATCATGCGCATCTGGGACGAGGTCTACGGCAACTTCGATATGTGGCAGCGGATGAAGTATGGAGAGCTGGGCGTTCATTCGGAGAAGGCGGACGACGGCATCACGATCGTCTGGAAGGAAGAATACGCCGGCAAGAACGAGATGCAAGCCAAAATCGGCGCTAATATTACGTTTGCGCCTTTTGACCAGCCGGAGTTCCGGGCCCGGGTGAACAATCCGAAGCTGAAGGAAATCAATACGAAGCTGTACAAATTCGAGGGCGCGGGCTATGAGAACGCCGTCAAGACGGCCCTTCCTTCTGAGGGCCAGTATATGGCCAATTTGATTCAACTGCAAAAAGAGGCCTTCGCCTCGATCATTAACGGGGAAAAGCCAATCGACGAGTTCGATGCCTTTGTCGAAGCCTGGAAGCAGAACGGGGGCGACAAGCTTACCGAGGAAGCGAACCAGTGGTATGACAGCCTAAAATAAGCGACAAGCAGATGAGGATTGGCGGTCGTATCCTGTTCGGGGAACGCCGCCTTTCTTCCATCCCGCATGATGGGATAGAAAGGGTGGACGCAATGAGACAACCGGGTTCCGTCACATCAGACAGCCGCTTCCGCACCCAGTGGAAAGCATACTACCGGCATCGGTATTTGCTGCTGATGCTGCTTCCCTGTGTACTGTATTTTCTCGTTTTTAAATATTTGCCGATGTACGGCATGGTGCTGGCCTTCAAAAACTATCAGTTCCTGGACGGCATTCTCGGCAGTCCGTGGAACGGGCTGGACAATTTCCGGGTGCTGTTCGAAGGGCGCGATTTCCCGCGGGCCCTCCGCAACACGCTCATCATCAGCCTATATAAGCTCGTCTTCAATTTCCCGGCGCCGATTATTTTGGCGCTGCTGTTGAATGAGCTGCGGGTCGTCTTCTTCAAGCGGTTCGTGCAGACGCTGAGCTATTTGCCGCATTTCCTGTCCTGGGTCATCTTGGCCGGCATTTTCATGGAAGTCTTCTCGCCGACGCGCGGTGTCGTCAACTACATTATCAATCTGTTCGGGGGCGAGTCGATCTTCTTCTTCGGCGACAAGGAATGGTTCCGAACGCTGCTGGTCAGCACGGAAGTATGGAAGAGCGTCGGCTGGGGATCGATCATTTATCTGGCCGCCCTGTCCTCGATCGATCCGACGCTGTATGAGGCCGCGATCGTCGACGGGGCAAGCCGCTGGCGGCAGATGGTCCACATTACGGTTCCTGCCCTGGCGCCGGTCATTACGATCATGTTCATTTTCGCGGTGGGCGGCATTATCAATGATGACTTCGACCAGGTGTTCAACTTCTACAATGCGAATGTCTATGAAGTGGGCGATGTACTGAGCACGTATACATACCGGATCGGGATTAGCCAGATGGAATACGGCCTCTCGACGGCCGCGGGGCTGTTCACCAATGTAATCGCGCTCGTCCTCATTCTGGTCACGAACCGTGTCGTCAAGCGCTTTAGCGATTATGGAATTTGGTAGGAGGGACATCCATGTCATTAACGATCGGCAAAAAATCAATCGGCGAGAAAGTGTTCGACACCGCCAACGTGGTGTTTCTCATTCTGTTCTCGATCACGGCGGTATATCCGTTTCTTAACGTGATGTCTGTCTCGTTCAGCACGTCATCCGCAGCCAATGCCTACGGCTTGAAGCTGTGGCCGCAGGAGGTGTCGCTGGACGGATACCAGGCCGTCTTTGCGAACAAGCTCATCTGGACCGGCTATTATAATACGATTTTCCGTACGGTCCTCGGCACGTTTTTGAACGTCATTTTCTCGGTGATGTGCGCTTATCCGTTGTCCAAAAAATATTTGCCTCACCGCAATCTGTTTACGGCCTTCATCGTGTTCACGATGTTTTTCAGCGGCGGCTTGATTCCGAATTATTTGCTGATTAAGGAGCTGGGGCTGCTCGACAGCCGCTGGTCGCTGATTCTGCCGGGACTGATTGCCGCATTTACGATGATTATCGTGCGCAACTACTTCATGTCTCTCCCGGAAGAGGTGGAAGAATCGGCGCGCATCGACGGCGCCAACGACATGCGCATTCTGTTCTCGATCGTGCTGCCGATGTCCATGCCGATTATCGCGACCATCTCGCTCTGGTATGCGGTCGCCCATTGGAATGCATGGTTCGATTCGCTGCTCTATATTTCCGATCCGAACAAAGCGGTGCTCGGCAATGTGCTGCGCAAGATCGTCATCGAAGGCTCGTCCCAATTCCAGCAATTCGACCAGGGCTTCAATCAGAACGGGCAGGCAACCGTCACGCCGGACATAATTAAGGCCGCGACGATCATGGTAGCCACCGTCCCGATCATTTGCGTATATCCCTTTGTCCAAAAGTATTTCGTAAAAGGCGTAATCGTCGGTTCATTGAAAGGATAGGTGATGGAATATGAACATGGAGCAGACACGAGCGGCCCGGCCCCGCCGCCGGCGTGAACCGCAAGGCTTCTATATCGGGGCGGAGCAAGTAAAGATTGCGCAGGAGCAGATCGGCCGCTTCGCCTGGGCAGAGCGGATGGTGCAGGAGATAAAGCGGGATTGCGATGAATTTGTGAAGCTGGAGGACGCCTTCGTCTATGACGTGGTCCTCAGCATGCGGGGGCAGACCTTCGCCTACGGCATTACGGGCTGCCCGTCATGCGGCTCCGCCTATCCTTCGCGACCGGAGGAGCTGAAGCCGTGGCTGTCCGGGTGGGAAGCATTCCCGGCCAAGAAGGTGACCTGCCCGGCCTGCCGCCTCACGGTGCCGAACGAGCGCTACCCGGATGACGGGAGCGGCTTCGAGCAGGAAGGGAAGGCATACTATCCGATCGGCATGTGGAATTTTGCCGTTGCCGGAGAATGGCTGGGCGGCGTGCGCAATCATGAAGGCCTCGTCACGAAGCTGACCTATCTGTATATGCTGACCGGCGAGGAGCGGTATGCGCGCAGGGCGATTGTATTGCTCGACGCGTTCAGCGCCATCTGGGAGGGTACTATCGGGCCGCGCGATTTCACGCCGTTCGGAAGCTCTTACGAGATCGGCAGGCTGCATCTGC contains the following coding sequences:
- a CDS encoding DUF4855 domain-containing protein; its protein translation is MISIRSQYKHKRIVSLGPRFLILCLLLQWLAVSGAHAEAADSDPGKTLVNLALDKPVTVSEPNAIFDTIQGIGKYGKETPLDQSGMLTDGRYGDTADWQNTEDWFVFYRKLKREVIVDLEEISTIERIATGFGQRNDVGIAPPLYIRFFASQDGATYRYLGKAGPDEPLYFADARTATDMHRKAYVLDTLTDGTKLAVQARYIKLEFAINFFGWMDEIEIWGKQGASEPLQPLPEISDDWEPGHYPSPGSQEAAGVKDQFLWYSGPMKPGSERFTDWTPEKAEAFLAYKDIYGTIKDWFFTDILALPVTAMVTPSGVDASGNARFVTMDDLKAYLDFIFAPGSQLAAIDEAAGTINDTLKTEQTVRVTVAIPQIEESSNFGDMNGTGEPFSLRAADFAGMVDDPQSYEGRKQMNELAFRNKTAAVQWYIDEVERRFLERGFAHLKLDGFYWYHERIGETTGDSELIRETAKLLHDRNRWFTWIPYIGPGSAYQWRDLGFDAASIQPGFAFGVSKKAIFPHVAELARKTGASVEVEYDDYRTLAQYLNYGVFERYMSDAPNTYYLGAMPIVDGAYALAPLDDRAPDAMSSIRRSVYDRLYEYVKDRYEPRFTVTLETNASQPADIRVKATVPLADGFTEGEISIRYNPETAKFDRLTLPESLGPEMNVQAEDDGDGQVTVRFHTDPDHALEADLLAKRSPMTGAPELATLHFSAIGPDAGARDFVLQPDGTMTNRDGVVYRNWGAGDIVPGSAEDQLVQATEAVKRFESTHLKADWKEGKSRLKQLPKSPVRERLEARLDAAKRQAGFPALEADEQ
- a CDS encoding extracellular solute-binding protein, translated to MRVRWRESLILLLILSVTWSLAACSGSTTEREAKNGEGAKQEDDSQQPLTIEWLTYQYGPVDEEAPNKKFLEDKFNVKFNIWYLDVTKREELLGAKLAGGQVPDFMTVYSGADLQKFYKSGVTTSFTQEELEQFMPNYKKLVDSIDPNIWSYAKFNGEYIGIPSINGDGEFSLATAWRKDWLDKVGITKIPETLDEFEEAMYKFRNDDPDGNGQKDTYGMSRSAMTSVYGAYGVYPEFWAVRDGKIVWGGILPETKQALERLAKWKKDDVISPEWVLETGENTGGYWALSNDFINGKIGVSNHGSNYHWTPPIPEIKSEGGVNWVELMKVNPQAEIGFGKPPVGPEGKFGNITPGFVGGTYMAFGKRAGDNPELKHTIMRIWDEVYGNFDMWQRMKYGELGVHSEKADDGITIVWKEEYAGKNEMQAKIGANITFAPFDQPEFRARVNNPKLKEINTKLYKFEGAGYENAVKTALPSEGQYMANLIQLQKEAFASIINGEKPIDEFDAFVEAWKQNGGDKLTEEANQWYDSLK
- a CDS encoding ABC transporter permease, whose amino-acid sequence is MRQPGSVTSDSRFRTQWKAYYRHRYLLLMLLPCVLYFLVFKYLPMYGMVLAFKNYQFLDGILGSPWNGLDNFRVLFEGRDFPRALRNTLIISLYKLVFNFPAPIILALLLNELRVVFFKRFVQTLSYLPHFLSWVILAGIFMEVFSPTRGVVNYIINLFGGESIFFFGDKEWFRTLLVSTEVWKSVGWGSIIYLAALSSIDPTLYEAAIVDGASRWRQMVHITVPALAPVITIMFIFAVGGIINDDFDQVFNFYNANVYEVGDVLSTYTYRIGISQMEYGLSTAAGLFTNVIALVLILVTNRVVKRFSDYGIW
- a CDS encoding carbohydrate ABC transporter permease, with translation MSLTIGKKSIGEKVFDTANVVFLILFSITAVYPFLNVMSVSFSTSSAANAYGLKLWPQEVSLDGYQAVFANKLIWTGYYNTIFRTVLGTFLNVIFSVMCAYPLSKKYLPHRNLFTAFIVFTMFFSGGLIPNYLLIKELGLLDSRWSLILPGLIAAFTMIIVRNYFMSLPEEVEESARIDGANDMRILFSIVLPMSMPIIATISLWYAVAHWNAWFDSLLYISDPNKAVLGNVLRKIVIEGSSQFQQFDQGFNQNGQATVTPDIIKAATIMVATVPIICVYPFVQKYFVKGVIVGSLKG